From the genome of Pseudomonas helvetica:
AATGTATTCGTCTCTGCGGACATCTTCGGCTACGTCTGCTGGAATCTGGACGATACCGCGATCGGCCAGCAAATCGAATTGCTCGGCGAGCCGCTCGACTATATTTCACCGATGCTCTACCCGTCCGGTTTTACCTGGGGGCTGCCGGGCTTGACCAATCCGGTCAGCGATCCCGCTCAGATCGTCAGACGCTCCCTGGCGGAAGCAATCAAGCGCACCCATCTGCCGGGGGTGCGTTTTCGTCCGTGGCTGCAAGCCTTTCGCGACTATGCGTTCGATCGTCGCTTGTTTGACGCAGAGGCGATCAGTGCCCAGATCAACGCCGCCAACGCAGCCGGCACCGATGGATGGATGTTATGGAATCCACACAATCACTACAACGCCGCCGATATGCCGCACCCTTGATCGGTGCGCTGAAACGCTGGGTAATGCTGCTTGCAATGGCGGCGGCGCAGTTCGCCGGTGCCGCCGATTTCGATGCGGAGGCACGCCTGCAAGCCGCACAGATCGTCGAGGGGCAGATCACTGCCGGACGGATTCCGGGGGCCGTCGTGCTGATCGGGGACGCCACGCATGTGTTCTATCGCCAGGCCTTTGGGCAACGCGCGACAACGCCCGACCCCGAACCGATGACGCTGAGCACCGAGTTCGATCTTGCGTCGCTGACCAAGGTCATCGCGACCACCACGGCGATCATGCAACTGGCCGAAGCCGGCCGCATCGACCTGGACGCACGCGTTACACAGTATTGGCCGGCCTTTGCGGCCTTCGGCAAAGACCCGGTGACCGTTCGTCATCTGCTGGCGCACACCTCCGGCCTGCTGCCAGACCTGCCGGTGCGGCCACTGCATCCGGACCGCGAAGGCGTCTTGAGCGCGATTGCGGCGCAGCGTCTGCGGAGCGTGCCAGGTGAGCGCGTCATCTACAGTGACCTGAATTTCGTGGTGCTGGGCGAACTGGTCGAGCGCATCACCCACCGCACGCTCGACGCGTATTGCCAGGCCTACATCTTCGGCCCGCTCGGTATGCGCGACACGGTCTTTGTGCCGGACCCCGGGCGAGCGGCCCGCAGTGCACCGACACTGGCGAACAAGGCCGGTATCCGCCGCGGCCGGGTGCACGATCCGACTGCTGAATGGATGGGCGGCGTCTCCGGCAACGCCGGGCTGTTTTCCACCGCGGATGACCTCGCCCGCTTCGCGCAGATGATGCTCAACCAAGGGCGCGCGGGCGGCCTGCAGATTCTGCGGCCAGCAAGCATTGCCGCGCTCAGCAGTGCCGCCTCGCCGCTCGCGACTCCACCGTGGCGCGGACTCGGCTGGGACCTGGCCGCACCGTTCGCGTCGAACCACGACCGTCTGCCACCGATTGGCATGATCGGCCACACCGGATACACCGGCACGGGCCTGTGGATCGATCCGCTGACGCGCCAATTCATCGTTATCCTGACCAACCGCGTGTACCCGGACGACCGCGGTGACGCCCGCCCGCTACGTGCGCAGTTGCTCGCGCTGCTGGCAAGCCGGGCTCCACCTGCGAGCGTCGCGCAAATTGGCCAATGGCTGCCATCGACGTTACCGGCGCTGAGTGCCGCCGATCGCCTGCCGATCTCGACGGGCCCGGTGCAGACCGGCATCGACGTGCTCGAGGCGCAGCGGTTTGCGCCGCTCGCCGGCAAGCGCGTGGGCTTGATCACCAATCGCAGCGGCTTCGACGCCGAAGGCCGGCGCACCGTCGACGTACTCGCGCACGCGCCTGGCGTCAGGCTGGCCGCACTGTTCTCGCCGGAGCATGGGCTGAATATCGATGTGGACGAGCGGGTCGGCGACACCCTCGACACCGCGACGGGCCTCACCGTACACAGTCTCTACGGCGCGGCGCGGCGCTTTCCGCCCGGTTCGCTCGCCGGACTGGATGCGCTGGTCTTTGACATCCAGGATGCCGGCGTGCGCTTCTTCACCTACGAGACGACGCTCGGCTACGCACTGGAGGCCGCGGCGGCGCGGCGCATTCCACTGTTCGTGCTGGACCGGCCCGATCCCCTCGGGGCGCAGCAATTCGGCGGACCGGTGCTGGACAGCCGTCAAGAATCATTCACCGGCTATTTCCCGGCGCCGCTGCAACCGGGCATGACGGTCGGCGAACTGGCGAGTCTGTTCAACCGCAACAAGCACATTGGCGCGGATCTGCGCGTGGTGCCGATGCAGGGCTACCGGCGTGAGATGACCTTCGCCGACACCGGGCTCGGCTGGGTGCCGCTCTCGCCAAACCTGCGCACGTTGTCCCAGCTGGACCTCTACCCGGATGTCGGTTTGCTCGAGGGCGCGAGACTGAGCGTGGGACGCGGCACACCGCATCCGTTCGAGTGGATCGGCGCGCCGTGGATCAACGCGACCCAGCTCGCCCATGCGCTGAATGCCCTCAACGTTGGCGCGCATTTCGAGCCGATCGACTTCGTGCCCACTGAATCGAACTGGCACGGTCAGCTCTGTCATGGCGTGAGCATCACGCGCAACCCGGTGCCTGAGCAACGGCCCGTCGCACGCCTGGGATTGGCACTGCTTGCCACGCTGCATGCGCTCTATCCCGGTGCGTTCGATATTGCGGCGACCCGCGGCTCAATCGGCTCGCAAATCGTCTGGCAAGCCATTCGCGACGGCATAGCGCCTGACGCCGCGCTAGCGCTCGATGCCGCAGCGCTTGAGCGCTTCGCGCGACTGCGGCAGGAGAACTTGTTCTACTGACCTTGACGCAATACGCCACAGCCCCTAGACCGCGAGAACGCTGCAAGGCACCTGATACAGGATATGTTCGGTCGTACTGCCGAGGAGCTTGTCCAGCCCGTGGGACTGGACTCTGCCCATCACGATCACATCCACCTGTTGCTCATCGGCAAACTCGCTCAACGCCGAGACGGGGCTCCCCATGACGAAATGTCGACGGTCAGAGGGCACACCGAATCGACCGGCCAAGCGCAGGAATGACTTTTCCAGCTCTCTGCGCAGTTCCCGGGTAAGGTCCGCCAGCGTCAGCCCGCCGCCGCCCATATCGCCGAGATAGGCCGCCGAAATGTCACAGGCATACAGCAGATGCAATTCGGCATTGCACTGCAGCGCCAGGCTGTTGGCCTGCTGGATGATCCGGTCATTCAGCTCACTGTTCGAAGACGCGGTATCCGACGAGTCAACCGCTGCCACCACCTTGCGCGGCAAGGCATGACCACTCGCGCCCACCAGATACATCGGTATCGGGCAGTGGCGCAGCAAGTGCCAGTCCAGAGGGGTGAAGAATGCACGTTTGAGCGCAGGCTCATGCTGCACTTGCTTGATCAGCAGGTTGGGCTGCATTTCGCTGACGTGATCAAGGATCGCCTGCTGCATGTCGTCGGCCCATGCCACCTCGGTGGTCACCTCGATGCCCCTGCCGCGCATCTTTTCCGCCTGATCCTTGAGCCAATCGCTATGGTCCTGGAGGTAACTCTGCCGAGCCTTTTCCCGGACGCCTTCTTCAAGCAGTGACAGGATGTCCAGCGATGGTACTAACGCGGCAATATGCAGGCTCGCCCCGCTGGCCTTGGCCAGGGCAGCGGCATGGTGTATCGCAGGGGAATGGCGCTGGGCCGGGTTGATGATCAGTAATAACCGTTGATACTGGCTCATGGTCTGAACTCCAGACAGGTTGGACTTCGACGCCTGCCGCTGCCCCTTGCTGGTGGTCAGCCATTGCGTCCTCGCTGGATCAAATCACCAGCGTTGACTCAGCGTCCTCCCCACAAGCCTGCTTGATCTTGATTTATATCAAGTCACCGCGCACCGCCGCAGCGCGGTGCGGGTCATTCAGGAAACGGGGGCTGGGCAGGCGTTTCCTTTTCCGGGATATCGGTCATGGTCGCCTCGGTCAGCAGCAGGATACTGGCGACTGAAACGGCATTTTCCAGCGCGATACGCACCACCTTGGTCGGGTCGATGATGCCGGCTTCATACATGTCCACATAGACATTGGCTGACGCATCGAAGCCAATATTCCCCGGCTCCGCCAGCATACGGGCAACGACCACGCCAGCATCCACCGCCGAGTTTTCCGCGATCACCCGGGCCGGTGCTTCGAGCGCTCGGCGAAGTATCTGCAAACCGGTTTTGGCGTCGCCTTCGTAGCCCGCCTCTTCTGCGGCGAGAATCGGTACCGCCTTGAGCAATGCCAGCCCGCCCCCCGGAACGATGCCCTCGGCAATCGCCGCCCGAGTCGCCGAAATGGCATCATCCAGCGCGTCCTTGCGGGCCTTCATCTCGGCCTCCGACGGCGCCCCGACCCGGATCACCGCAACGCCGCCAGACAACCTGGCCAGTCGTTCCTGGAGTTTTTCACGGTCGTAATCGCTGGTAGTCGCGTCCATTTGCACGCGGATCTGTTGCAGGCGCGCCTCAATCGCCTCACGTTGACCGGCGCCACCGATCAACGCCGTGCTGTCTTTTTGCACCACGACGCGATGCGCTCGCCCCAACTGGCTCAAGTCCACCTGTTCAAGACTGATGCCCAGCTCATTGGAGACCACCGTTGCCCCGGTCAGAACGGCAATGTCCTGGAGCATTTCCTTGCGTCGATCACCAAAGCCGGGGGCCTTGATCGCCACCGCGCGCAATACGCCACGGATCTGGTTGACCACCAGCGTGGTCAGCGCCTCGCCCTCTATGTCGTCGGCGATCAGCACCAGTGGCTGGCCACTTTTGGCGATCAACTCAAGCAATGGGATCAAGTCTTTGAGCACGCCGATCTTATGGTCACAGAGCAGCAGGTAGGCATCATCGAGTTCGACCTGCATCTTCTCGGTATCGGTCACGAAATACGGCGAGACGTAACCACGGTCAAAACGCATCCCCTCCATCACCTCGACCACGGTCTCAGTGGTCTTGGACTCCTCGACACTGACCACGCCTTCAACGCCGACCTTTTCCAGAGCATCTGCAACCAGCTGGCCGATAACCGCATCGTTATGCGCCGAAAGCGTGGCCACCTGGGCCTTTTCCTTGGGGGTACTGACCGGACGCGATTGGGCTGCCAGCGATTGCACGACCAACAATAGCCCGCGATCCAGGCCACGCTTCAAATCAATCGCGCTGGCACCGGCGACGACGTTGCGTATGCCGTCAGCCAGGATGGCATGGGCCAGCACCGTTGCCGTGCTGGTGCCGTCCCCTACCGCATCGCCGGTACGTTCCGCCGCCTGGCGCAGCATCTGGGCACCCAGCCCCTCCTCGGGGTCTTGCAGGTCGATTCGCTTGGCAATCGTCACGCCGTCGTTGCAGACCGTCGGATTACCCCACTTGTTCTGAATCAACACCGATTTCGATTTGGGCCCAAGGGTCACCCGAACCGCATCCGCCAGCTGGGTGGCACCGCAGAGGATTTTCTCGCGAGCGGCGGCACGAAACAGAATTTTACTGTGAGCCATCAGGTTGTTCTCCCGAGTCATCCTGCAACAGGCTGGTACTTGCAGCTTCCCTGAAATGGCTCACGCGACGTTGATTTTTATCAACAAAGTCACGACGTCGCGGGGCCTTCACAGGTGCCTGTATGCGGGCGCATGCAGCGCAGCTGGTCCAGATGACTGACCATCAGCCATTGACCTCGAGTTGACAAAAATCAACCTGTACAACAACCAGCCGCGGCCAAATGAACCCGTGAATTCCACGGCTCTGTCAGCGGGCACTATCGGTAAAAATCGATCTGAAAACAGGGCTGGGGGCGCAGTTTTTATCCTTCTCATTTGCGAGGAACAGGTCATGGACAAACATCAGCTCAGTCAAAAAAACCAACTGTTCAAGACACCTGCCCATGACCCCTATTTATTGCAGCGAGTCGCAGGCTCGGCCATCTGTTCGAAGTGCGATGCGATTTATCAGGCCGGTAACTGGACCTGGAAGCAGCCTGAAAACACGGTGATCGCTGATGCCGAAACGGTGACCTGCCCGGCCTGTCGGCGCATCGATGACAACAGGCCGGCGGGCACGCTAACGCTGTCCGGGAGCTTCTTGCTCAAGCATCGAAAAGAAATCGTCAATCTGATCGAAAACACCGAGCGGCAGGAAAAAGCCGATCATGCCCTTGAGCGCCTCATCAAGCTGACCGACTCCGAGGGCGCTCTGGTCGTGACCACCACCGGCATCCATCTCGCCAACCGCTTGGGTCATGCACTGACAGGCGCTTTCAAAGGCCACGCGAATTACCATTACAACGATGACCAATATCAGTTGAGCGTCAGCTGGACACGTGATGAGTAAAGCGAGACCGGCTGATGACGACAGTCAGAAAGCCAGGCAACAAAAAAGTTTGTGTACCCAGAACCCCGTCACCCAGCAACAGCTGTTGGCCAAAGGCCCCTTGCCGCCACACCGGCAAGGGACTTTCGGTCATCAGGATTTCAGGCCGGGACCGGAACGCCGGTCAGCTCAACGCTGTCACGGTACTCCGGCACCGAGACCGACCACCCCAGC
Proteins encoded in this window:
- a CDS encoding serine hydrolase — protein: MESTQSLQRRRYAAPLIGALKRWVMLLAMAAAQFAGAADFDAEARLQAAQIVEGQITAGRIPGAVVLIGDATHVFYRQAFGQRATTPDPEPMTLSTEFDLASLTKVIATTTAIMQLAEAGRIDLDARVTQYWPAFAAFGKDPVTVRHLLAHTSGLLPDLPVRPLHPDREGVLSAIAAQRLRSVPGERVIYSDLNFVVLGELVERITHRTLDAYCQAYIFGPLGMRDTVFVPDPGRAARSAPTLANKAGIRRGRVHDPTAEWMGGVSGNAGLFSTADDLARFAQMMLNQGRAGGLQILRPASIAALSSAASPLATPPWRGLGWDLAAPFASNHDRLPPIGMIGHTGYTGTGLWIDPLTRQFIVILTNRVYPDDRGDARPLRAQLLALLASRAPPASVAQIGQWLPSTLPALSAADRLPISTGPVQTGIDVLEAQRFAPLAGKRVGLITNRSGFDAEGRRTVDVLAHAPGVRLAALFSPEHGLNIDVDERVGDTLDTATGLTVHSLYGAARRFPPGSLAGLDALVFDIQDAGVRFFTYETTLGYALEAAAARRIPLFVLDRPDPLGAQQFGGPVLDSRQESFTGYFPAPLQPGMTVGELASLFNRNKHIGADLRVVPMQGYRREMTFADTGLGWVPLSPNLRTLSQLDLYPDVGLLEGARLSVGRGTPHPFEWIGAPWINATQLAHALNALNVGAHFEPIDFVPTESNWHGQLCHGVSITRNPVPEQRPVARLGLALLATLHALYPGAFDIAATRGSIGSQIVWQAIRDGIAPDAALALDAAALERFARLRQENLFY
- a CDS encoding universal stress protein; the protein is MSQYQRLLLIINPAQRHSPAIHHAAALAKASGASLHIAALVPSLDILSLLEEGVREKARQSYLQDHSDWLKDQAEKMRGRGIEVTTEVAWADDMQQAILDHVSEMQPNLLIKQVQHEPALKRAFFTPLDWHLLRHCPIPMYLVGASGHALPRKVVAAVDSSDTASSNSELNDRIIQQANSLALQCNAELHLLYACDISAAYLGDMGGGGLTLADLTRELRRELEKSFLRLAGRFGVPSDRRHFVMGSPVSALSEFADEQQVDVIVMGRVQSHGLDKLLGSTTEHILYQVPCSVLAV
- the groL gene encoding chaperonin GroEL (60 kDa chaperone family; promotes refolding of misfolded polypeptides especially under stressful conditions; forms two stacked rings of heptamers to form a barrel-shaped 14mer; ends can be capped by GroES; misfolded proteins enter the barrel where they are refolded when GroES binds), with amino-acid sequence MAHSKILFRAAAREKILCGATQLADAVRVTLGPKSKSVLIQNKWGNPTVCNDGVTIAKRIDLQDPEEGLGAQMLRQAAERTGDAVGDGTSTATVLAHAILADGIRNVVAGASAIDLKRGLDRGLLLVVQSLAAQSRPVSTPKEKAQVATLSAHNDAVIGQLVADALEKVGVEGVVSVEESKTTETVVEVMEGMRFDRGYVSPYFVTDTEKMQVELDDAYLLLCDHKIGVLKDLIPLLELIAKSGQPLVLIADDIEGEALTTLVVNQIRGVLRAVAIKAPGFGDRRKEMLQDIAVLTGATVVSNELGISLEQVDLSQLGRAHRVVVQKDSTALIGGAGQREAIEARLQQIRVQMDATTSDYDREKLQERLARLSGGVAVIRVGAPSEAEMKARKDALDDAISATRAAIAEGIVPGGGLALLKAVPILAAEEAGYEGDAKTGLQILRRALEAPARVIAENSAVDAGVVVARMLAEPGNIGFDASANVYVDMYEAGIIDPTKVVRIALENAVSVASILLLTEATMTDIPEKETPAQPPFPE
- a CDS encoding BCAM0308 family protein, with protein sequence MDKHQLSQKNQLFKTPAHDPYLLQRVAGSAICSKCDAIYQAGNWTWKQPENTVIADAETVTCPACRRIDDNRPAGTLTLSGSFLLKHRKEIVNLIENTERQEKADHALERLIKLTDSEGALVVTTTGIHLANRLGHALTGAFKGHANYHYNDDQYQLSVSWTRDE